One segment of Pseudomonas pohangensis DNA contains the following:
- a CDS encoding NUDIX hydrolase — MTVTQSECAHREASDAELIAWVDEADQLLGSLPRAELRRRGLIGRGSFVLLFNSAGELCVHQRTLSKAVYPGYWDVAAGGMVQADESYAESAQRELQEELGIAGVALQAHGSFFFDQPDNRLWCGVFSAISDAPLQLQPEEVLQARFISIDQALADSLVRPYCADSLRALRRYLAG, encoded by the coding sequence GTGACGGTTACGCAGAGCGAGTGCGCCCATCGCGAAGCCTCGGATGCCGAGCTGATTGCCTGGGTGGATGAGGCCGATCAGCTGCTTGGCAGCCTGCCGCGTGCGGAATTGCGCCGTCGCGGCCTGATCGGTCGTGGCTCTTTCGTGCTGTTGTTCAATTCGGCCGGCGAGCTTTGCGTACACCAGCGCACCCTGAGCAAGGCGGTTTATCCCGGTTACTGGGATGTCGCCGCAGGTGGCATGGTGCAGGCGGACGAAAGTTATGCCGAATCGGCGCAGCGCGAGTTGCAGGAGGAGCTGGGCATTGCCGGCGTGGCATTGCAGGCGCACGGCAGTTTCTTCTTTGACCAGCCGGACAACCGCCTGTGGTGCGGGGTGTTCTCGGCTATCTCGGATGCGCCCTTGCAATTACAGCCCGAAGAAGTCCTGCAGGCACGCTTCATCAGCATTGACCAGGCGCTGGCCGATTCACTTGTCCGGCCTTACTGTGCCGATTCACTGCGGGCACTCCGGCGTTATCTGGCAGGTTAA
- a CDS encoding translation initiation factor Sui1: MVKKAVSLAALGGLVYSTETGRHCPDCNQPLTACTCKQGQLPQGDGVARVRRESKGRGGKTVTTISGVPLAAEELGALASALKKRCGCGGALKEGVIEIQGDHVELLLAELTARGFRAKKSGG; the protein is encoded by the coding sequence GTGGTCAAGAAAGCTGTTTCCCTGGCTGCCCTGGGTGGTCTGGTCTACTCCACCGAAACCGGCCGGCATTGTCCGGACTGCAACCAGCCGCTGACGGCCTGCACGTGCAAGCAAGGCCAGCTGCCGCAGGGCGATGGCGTTGCCCGGGTGCGGCGTGAAAGCAAGGGCCGTGGAGGCAAGACAGTGACTACCATCAGCGGCGTGCCACTGGCAGCGGAAGAGCTGGGCGCCCTGGCTTCCGCACTGAAAAAACGCTGTGGCTGTGGCGGGGCACTGAAGGAGGGAGTGATCGAAATCCAGGGCGATCACGTCGAACTGTTGCTGGCCGAGCTGACGGCACGCGGCTTTCGGGCGAAGAAGTCCGGGGGTTAA
- the speA gene encoding arginine decarboxylase, translated as MPVRRTRKDDGSQWTVADSRSVYGIRHWGAGFFAINEQGRVEVRPNGPQSAPIDLHAQVEQLRQSGLSLPLLVRFPDILQSRVRQLTGAFDASIERLEYQNRYTALYPIKVNQQEAVVENIIATQNVSIGLEAGSKPELMAVLAMAPKGGTIVCNGYKDREFIRLALIGQKLGHNVFIVIEKESEVQLVIDEAAALKVAPQVGLRVRLSSLASSKWADTGGEKSKFGLSAAQLLAVVERFKGAGLDQGIRLLHFHMGSQIANIADYRKGFREAIRYYGELRALGLPVDHVDVGGGLGVDYDGTHSRNDSSINYDMEDYAATVVDMLKEFCDRQEIPHPHIFSESGRAMTAHHAVLLVQVTDVEKHNDAIPQIDPALEQPEVLQVLIELLGDTDAEMVAETYWRATHYISEVAAQYSAGKLDLPQKALAEQCYFAICRRLYNQLKARQRSHRAVLDELNDKLADKYICNFSVFQSLPDTWAIGQILPILPLHRLDEEPMRRAVLQDLTCDSDGKIRQYVDEQSIETSLPVHELREGEDYVLAIFLVGAYQEILGDMHNLFGDTDSVNIYQNSDGSAYHAGIETHDTIEDMLRYVHLSPEELMTHYRDKVASARISAAERTQYLDALRLGLTRSSYLSS; from the coding sequence ATGCCAGTACGACGCACACGCAAGGATGACGGCAGCCAATGGACAGTGGCAGACAGCCGCAGTGTTTATGGCATTCGCCACTGGGGGGCCGGGTTCTTTGCGATCAACGAACAAGGGCGTGTCGAAGTGCGGCCGAACGGACCGCAGAGTGCGCCGATTGATCTGCATGCCCAGGTCGAGCAGCTGCGCCAGAGCGGCCTGAGCCTGCCATTGCTGGTACGTTTCCCGGACATCCTGCAAAGCCGGGTGCGTCAGCTGACCGGCGCCTTCGATGCCAGCATCGAGCGGCTGGAGTACCAGAATCGCTACACCGCCCTGTACCCGATCAAGGTCAACCAGCAGGAGGCAGTGGTGGAAAACATCATTGCCACGCAGAACGTTTCCATCGGTCTGGAAGCCGGTTCCAAGCCGGAACTGATGGCTGTGCTGGCCATGGCACCCAAGGGTGGCACCATCGTCTGCAACGGCTACAAGGACCGCGAATTCATCCGCCTGGCGCTGATCGGCCAGAAGCTCGGGCACAATGTATTCATCGTCATCGAAAAAGAATCCGAAGTGCAGCTGGTGATCGACGAGGCGGCTGCCCTCAAGGTGGCGCCGCAGGTCGGCCTGCGTGTGCGTTTGTCCTCGCTGGCGTCGAGCAAGTGGGCGGATACCGGTGGCGAAAAGTCCAAGTTCGGCCTGTCGGCCGCACAGTTGCTGGCGGTGGTCGAACGCTTCAAGGGTGCCGGACTGGATCAGGGCATACGCCTGCTGCATTTTCACATGGGCTCGCAGATCGCCAATATTGCCGACTATCGCAAGGGCTTCCGTGAAGCCATCCGCTATTACGGCGAACTGCGTGCACTGGGTCTGCCGGTCGATCATGTGGATGTCGGTGGTGGTCTGGGTGTGGATTACGACGGTACCCATTCGCGCAATGACAGCTCGATCAACTACGACATGGAAGACTATGCCGCCACGGTGGTCGACATGCTCAAGGAGTTCTGTGACCGCCAGGAAATCCCCCATCCGCACATTTTTTCCGAAAGCGGGCGGGCGATGACTGCGCACCATGCGGTGCTGCTGGTGCAGGTCACCGATGTCGAAAAGCATAACGATGCGATACCGCAGATCGATCCGGCGCTCGAGCAGCCGGAAGTGCTGCAGGTGCTGATCGAGCTGCTCGGTGATACCGATGCGGAGATGGTCGCCGAGACCTACTGGCGGGCCACCCACTACATCAGTGAAGTAGCCGCCCAGTATTCAGCCGGCAAGCTCGACCTGCCGCAGAAAGCCCTGGCCGAGCAATGCTATTTCGCCATCTGCCGGCGCCTGTACAACCAGCTGAAAGCGCGCCAGCGTTCGCACCGCGCGGTGCTCGACGAACTCAACGACAAGCTGGCGGACAAGTACATCTGCAATTTCTCGGTGTTCCAGAGCCTGCCGGATACCTGGGCGATCGGCCAGATCCTGCCGATCCTGCCGCTGCACCGGCTGGACGAGGAGCCCATGCGCCGTGCCGTGCTGCAGGATCTGACCTGTGATTCGGATGGCAAGATCCGCCAGTACGTCGATGAGCAGAGTATCGAGACCAGCCTGCCGGTGCATGAGCTGCGCGAGGGCGAGGATTATGTGCTGGCGATCTTCCTGGTCGGTGCCTACCAGGAAATCCTCGGCGACATGCACAACCTGTTCGGCGACACCGACTCGGTGAATATCTACCAGAACAGCGATGGCAGCGCCTACCACGCCGGTATCGAAACCCACGACACCATCGAGGACATGCTGCGCTATGTGCACCTGTCACCCGAGGAGCTGATGACCCACTATCGCGACAAGGTCGCCAGTGCGCGGATCAGCGCCGCCGAGCGCACCCAGTATCTGGATGCCCTGCGTCTGGGTCTGACACGCTCTTCCTATCTGTCGAGCTGA
- a CDS encoding acyltransferase has protein sequence MLRFLPAPLRGVIATLMLISNTLLFCWPLFFGALIKAALPFTGARKVINHVMHRCAESWISVNKFWMDLVQPIQWDVQGLESVDMRHSYLITSNHQSWVDILVLQYQLNRKAPFLKFFLKQELIWVPVIGLCWWALEFPFMQRFSKEYLAKHPEKRGQDMLTTRKACERFKANPVSVFNFLEGTRFTEAKHEQQDSPFRYLLKPKAGGIAFVLDAMGDQLSALLNVTIHYPGGKPSFWDLLSGRIKKIVVRFDKMEIPAQFIGQSYDQSDEYRLAFQQWVNQLWEDKDAQLVRLHAEYPA, from the coding sequence ATGTTGCGTTTTCTACCTGCCCCGCTGCGCGGCGTTATTGCCACCCTTATGCTGATCAGCAATACCCTGTTGTTCTGCTGGCCGCTGTTTTTCGGTGCGCTGATCAAGGCCGCCCTACCCTTTACCGGCGCGCGCAAGGTAATCAACCATGTCATGCACCGCTGTGCCGAAAGCTGGATATCAGTGAACAAGTTCTGGATGGATCTGGTGCAGCCGATCCAGTGGGACGTGCAGGGTCTGGAAAGCGTCGACATGCGCCATTCCTACCTGATCACCAGTAACCACCAGAGCTGGGTAGACATTCTGGTGCTGCAATACCAGCTCAACCGCAAGGCACCCTTTCTCAAGTTTTTCCTCAAGCAGGAACTCATCTGGGTACCGGTGATCGGCCTGTGCTGGTGGGCACTGGAGTTCCCCTTCATGCAGCGTTTCAGCAAGGAATACCTGGCCAAGCACCCGGAAAAACGCGGTCAGGACATGCTCACCACGCGCAAGGCCTGCGAGCGCTTCAAGGCCAATCCGGTGTCGGTGTTCAACTTCCTCGAAGGCACCCGCTTCACCGAAGCCAAACACGAGCAGCAGGACTCACCGTTCCGCTACCTGCTCAAGCCCAAGGCCGGCGGCATTGCCTTCGTGCTGGACGCCATGGGCGATCAGCTCAGCGCCCTGCTCAACGTGACCATTCACTATCCCGGCGGCAAGCCGAGCTTCTGGGATCTGCTCAGCGGCCGGATCAAAAAGATCGTGGTGCGCTTCGACAAGATGGAAATTCCTGCCCAGTTCATCGGCCAGAGCTATGACCAGAGCGACGAGTACCGTCTGGCCTTCCAGCAATGGGTCAACCAGCTGTGGGAAGACAAGGATGCGCAGCTGGTCAGGCTGCATGCCGAATATCCGGCCTGA